Genomic segment of Gopherus flavomarginatus isolate rGopFla2 chromosome 2, rGopFla2.mat.asm, whole genome shotgun sequence:
TGCATTGTGCTTATGAGCCACTTCCATGTGGACCTGATAGACATTTGATGGGAACAGTTCATTGCAAACAGGGCACGTCTTCCATTGCTTAGCCTGTTTGAGGGCTTGGCTTGTttcaggagcaggtggagaagccTGTGCAGACATATTGTGGGAAGAAGTCACAACAACAGGAGGAGAAGGTGCACTAGCTGGAGAGCGAGATATCTGAGTTACTGTGCCAGACGGCATTAGCTGAATGGGCATCTGTGGTGGTGTAACAGTTGCTACTCCGCCACCAGGTGGCACAGGCAAAGTAACTGAAACTGGTGCAAGGGTATATGTAGGTATCCCATTAACCTGCTTACCAGTTGGAATTAACTGTCTAAGTATAGGTCCTGCAGTCAGGAAAGTGGTATTTTGAGAAACTCCAGGTCTGATGGGCTGATTTGCAGGGAGAACCCCTGAGGTAACAGGTTGATTAAGTTGGAGAATCCCAGGTCTGACGGGCTGTCTTACAGGAAGAACCTCTGATGCAACAGGCTGATTAAGCTGGAGAACCCCTGAGTTAACAGCCTGGGGCACAGGAAGAACCCCAGGACCAATGGGTTGATTCATATTCCCAACAGGTCGATTTATAGGGAGAACCCCAGGTGCAATAGGCCTAGTTAGTGGGAGAACTCCAGGCCCAACATGACTATTTACAGGACCAACAGGCTGAGCTATTGGGAGAGCCCCAGGTGCAACCAGACTATTTATAGTCCCAATAGGCTGATTAACAGGAAGAAGACCAGGCCTGACAGGTTGACTAAGTGGAAGAACCCCAGGAGCAACAGGTCTATTTATGGTCCCAACAGGTTGAGTAAGGGGGAGAACCCCAGGCCTGACAGGCTGATTAAGAGGGACCTTATGGGAAACAAAGACAGGTTGTGGAACTGGCGGTTGAAGATTAACATTCTGACCTACAGGGAGCGGACTGGATACAAGAGTAACATGTGGTGGAGTAATAACTGGAGCAGGAGATGTATGTGTAAGGCTACCAGAGGCATTTGAAACAGTGTTTTGAACTGCTTTTCCCTGTACCATGGTTTGTTTTTGATTATTCTGAGGAAATGCAAGTTGAATGCAAGTTGGAGTAGTAACTGAGCTTGATGGAGCAGTGGTGGGCATTAAAGATGGAGCAGCTATAGTTGTGGGAGGCTTGGGAGCAATATGCATTTGCCTCACAAGTCCTGTTTTCTTAATATGTTCTGAAATCACAGATCTAAGTTTATTCTCCAGATCTCTGTGCATATCAGATGTTAAGACATGATACATTAAAGAATCTTGGCTGTTTGCAGAAGCATTACATTTCTTACAGTAGTGCTCAATAAAATTCTCTTCAATTTCATCTGGTCTCTGGCCAAAATATGTGCTTATTAAATTTTGAAAATGGTTCATCAGCACATGTTTCTTCATATTGTAGTACAGTGTGTCTGTAAAGTGACATTTTAGACATGTGAAGTTTATAATGTCACTCTTGAATTGTTTCATGCCACCTAAAATGTTCACTGTGCAGTTCTGTATTTTCCTATTAGACGAGTGAAACATCCGGATGTGTTTTCCCACTATTTTTGAATCAGAAGCAAATGCACATTTTGGGCAAGGAACCACCAGCTCTTGGTCCATTTCATCTTCATGGTAACGGTGCAAATGATTCTTGAATGAAGTAAGAAATTTTGAGGAGAACTTGCATAGGCTACAGCAGTACGGCTTTGTTCTGTAtctctgcaaaataaataaaaaaaagttcaaaCAATACCTTGTCAAAAATACACCAGGATTCTATAAACTGCCAGCTGATATCATGTGCCACAGAAAATGCCTCCAACAGACGTGTACCCCCAAGAAACAAGTTCAAACATCTTTACAAAGATGTACATAAAGATGACGTGCATGAGAAAACAAAGTATTTGGATTTGAgcccttttttgcttctttataatgTATAAAGGCGGTCTGAATGGATCTTTTTCCTCACTCTGGTTAAAAAAAGTTAGAAACTCCAGTTCCTTAAGGACTCTAGGCCACCAAAGAGACTGGAACAATTAAGACAACACAATACACAGGAAATGAAACCTGGGAAAATCGAGAGGGAAGGGATTTTTCATTCAGACGGTTTAAAGCTTTACTTGTATGAACTAATGCACCCCACACAGACACTaggagaaaaaacaaagattCCAACACCCTGTCCTTCAACGgatgggtgagaaaaagctctcAAACCACTTTTCAGAACCCCTAATCCAACCAAGTCTTTCAGCAAAACTAGGAAAAAACAGACACTTGATATTCCTAAGAGTAAAAACAAGCCAAGAAAATGttaagggagaggggagggggagagaagagattgATAAACCTTTCAGACCTCCTTTAAACATAAggaaagagcaataaaaatatacaaaCCCGTTTGTTTT
This window contains:
- the ADNP2 gene encoding activity-dependent neuroprotector homeobox protein 2 isoform X1 encodes the protein MFQIPVQNLDNIRKSRKKVKGILVDIGLDSCRELLQNLKGYDPGEKYFCNTSWSDVSPWESVGKRKRYRTKPYCCSLCKFSSKFLTSFKNHLHRYHEDEMDQELVVPCPKCAFASDSKIVGKHIRMFHSSNRKIQNCTVNILGGMKQFKSDIINFTCLKCHFTDTLYYNMKKHVLMNHFQNLISTYFGQRPDEIEENFIEHYCKKCNASANSQDSLMYHVLTSDMHRDLENKLRSVISEHIKKTGLVRQMHIAPKPPTTIAAPSLMPTTAPSSSVTTPTCIQLAFPQNNQKQTMVQGKAVQNTVSNASGSLTHTSPAPVITPPHVTLVSSPLPVGQNVNLQPPVPQPVFVSHKVPLNQPVRPGVLPLTQPVGTINRPVAPGVLPLSQPVRPGLLPVNQPIGTINSLVAPGALPIAQPVGPVNSHVGPGVLPLTRPIAPGVLPINRPVGNMNQPIGPGVLPVPQAVNSGVLQLNQPVASEVLPVRQPVRPGILQLNQPVTSGVLPANQPIRPGVSQNTTFLTAGPILRQLIPTGKQVNGIPTYTLAPVSVTLPVPPGGGVATVTPPQMPIQLMPSGTVTQISRSPASAPSPPVVVTSSHNMSAQASPPAPETSQALKQAKQWKTCPVCNELFPSNVYQVHMEVAHKHNAVKTEETLEPDKLAVCAPFLRWMKEKTVRCFSCKCFLCEEELIKHLLMHGLACLFCTYTFRDLKSLVEHNKTVHNGKKKLHEDYSNRGFQLDNDADGDIIFPHFDFSTMLPKEELGEKEVHLAVLAGVNSRTLVPVYIKVKPQTAEVNNMCSKKVFTCPFCFGTFISKEAYEMHLKERHHIMPTVHTILKSPAFKCIHCCGVYTGNMTLTAIAVHLLRCRSAPKDSNSSMKVPLERNEKKELSFVNGEKHDSVSQSAKRKQSDLCSVAEDQRNKEQQPQSLNIGTALAPDKDVNLGVVPVKRQKVESRTEMKGPPSSEDLHILALDPKQYEHSSYEARKQFLADYFHKRPYPTKKEMELLSSMLCVWKTDVASFFGKKRHVCLKAIKNRQPSVLLGFSMSELKNVKHSLSLKCKPQDL
- the ADNP2 gene encoding activity-dependent neuroprotector homeobox protein 2 isoform X2 produces the protein MDQELVVPCPKCAFASDSKIVGKHIRMFHSSNRKIQNCTVNILGGMKQFKSDIINFTCLKCHFTDTLYYNMKKHVLMNHFQNLISTYFGQRPDEIEENFIEHYCKKCNASANSQDSLMYHVLTSDMHRDLENKLRSVISEHIKKTGLVRQMHIAPKPPTTIAAPSLMPTTAPSSSVTTPTCIQLAFPQNNQKQTMVQGKAVQNTVSNASGSLTHTSPAPVITPPHVTLVSSPLPVGQNVNLQPPVPQPVFVSHKVPLNQPVRPGVLPLTQPVGTINRPVAPGVLPLSQPVRPGLLPVNQPIGTINSLVAPGALPIAQPVGPVNSHVGPGVLPLTRPIAPGVLPINRPVGNMNQPIGPGVLPVPQAVNSGVLQLNQPVASEVLPVRQPVRPGILQLNQPVTSGVLPANQPIRPGVSQNTTFLTAGPILRQLIPTGKQVNGIPTYTLAPVSVTLPVPPGGGVATVTPPQMPIQLMPSGTVTQISRSPASAPSPPVVVTSSHNMSAQASPPAPETSQALKQAKQWKTCPVCNELFPSNVYQVHMEVAHKHNAVKTEETLEPDKLAVCAPFLRWMKEKTVRCFSCKCFLCEEELIKHLLMHGLACLFCTYTFRDLKSLVEHNKTVHNGKKKLHEDYSNRGFQLDNDADGDIIFPHFDFSTMLPKEELGEKEVHLAVLAGVNSRTLVPVYIKVKPQTAEVNNMCSKKVFTCPFCFGTFISKEAYEMHLKERHHIMPTVHTILKSPAFKCIHCCGVYTGNMTLTAIAVHLLRCRSAPKDSNSSMKVPLERNEKKELSFVNGEKHDSVSQSAKRKQSDLCSVAEDQRNKEQQPQSLNIGTALAPDKDVNLGVVPVKRQKVESRTEMKGPPSSEDLHILALDPKQYEHSSYEARKQFLADYFHKRPYPTKKEMELLSSMLCVWKTDVASFFGKKRHVCLKAIKNRQPSVLLGFSMSELKNVKHSLSLKCKPQDL